From Jiangella mangrovi:
AGCCGGCGCCCGCCGTCGGGCGAGAACCAGCCGTCGCCCTGGGGCAGCGCGTCGAGGGCGTCGACGATGCTCAGCTCGTCGACCTCGTCGAGCGCGATGCCGTCGGCCGCCTGGCCGCGCCCCGGCCGCCCGCCGCCGGTGTCGCCGTCGGGCCGGCCCAGCCGCCGCGCCCAGCGGGCGAGTGCGTCGAGGTCGCGCGGCCCGATGCGCCAGCGCGACCCCGTGAGCAGCCGCATGAGGGCGTCGCCGCGGGACGGGTCGTTGACGACGCGCAGCGTGGCCACGACGTCGCCGACCTCGGCCGTGGCCAGCAGGCCGCCGACGCCCACGACCTCGACCGGCAGGTCGACGGCCCGCAGCGCCGACTCGAGCCGCGGGATCTGGCTGCGGTTGCGGACCAGCACCGCCACCGTGCGGCCGTCGTCGGAGGCGTCCCAGAACGCCCGGGCGCGGCGCGCGACGTCGGCGGCCTCGTCGTCGGCGGTGAGGTGCAGCGACGCGACGACGGTGGACGGCGGCAGCCCGGCGAACGCCGTCAGCTCGGGCACGTCGAGGCCCTGGGCGCGCAGCGGCTGCGACAGCCGGTTGGCGACCTGCAGGATCTCGGCGCCGTTGCGGAAGCTCGTGGTCAGGGAGTCGAGCCGGGCCAGGCCGCCGCTGCCGCCGTCGTCGCCGATCGCCTGGAACTCGCGGCGGAACGACGTCAGCGTGCCGGCGCTGGCGCCGCGCCAGCCGTAGATGGACTGGCACGGGTCGCCGACCGCCGTGACCGGGTGGCCGCCGCCGAACAGCGACCGCAGCAGCACCAGCTGCGCGTGGCTGGTGTCCTGGTACTCGTCGAGCAGCACCACGCCGTACGCGGCCCGCTCGGCCTCGCCGACCTCGGGGAACCGGTCGGCCAGGGTGGCGGCGAGCTCGGCCTGGTCGGCGAAGTCGAGGACCTCGTCGGCCTGCTTGCGGGCCCGGAACTCCTCGACCACCGGGAGTAGCGCCACCCGGGCGTCCTGGACGGCCAGGCCCTTGGCGACGTCGGCGTAGAGCAGGTCCTTGGTGCGCTGTGCCTTGGCCTTGGGCAGCGACTCGATGTGCGCGCGCAGGCCGGCCGTGTACTCCTGGATCTGCGGCGGGGTGACGAGGTGCCCGGCCAGTTCGTTGTGGAGGTCGAGGACCTTCTGCACGACGGTGGACGGCGCGTAGCCGACGGCGTCCATGTCGCCGTCGTAGGCCGACACGACCCGCTGGGAGTACTGCCAGGCCACGGCCTCGGTGATGAGTCGCGCGCCGGGCTCGCGGCCGAGACGCAGGGCGTGCTCGGCGACGATGCGCCCGGCGTAGGCGTCGTAGGTGAGCACCGTCGGTTCGCCGTCGAGGAGGTCGGGCGGCACCAGCCCGCGCGCGGCCAGCTGCGACAGACGGCGGCGGATGCGGGCGGCCAGCTCGCGGGCGGCCTTGCGGGTGAACGTGAGGCCGAGGACGTCCTCGGGCCGGACCAGGCCGGACGCGACCAGCCAGACCACGCGCGCCGCCATGGTCTCGGTCTTGCCCGAGCCGGCGCCGGCGACGACGACGCCCGGCGCGAGCGGCGCGGCGATGGCCGCCTCCTGCTCCGGCGTCGGGTCGGGCTGGCCGAGGCGGCGGGCCAGCTCCGTGGGCGAGAGGGTCGTCGTCGTCACGGCGTCACCTGCTCGCCCTCGGGCCAGACCGGGCAGGACGGCCGGGCCGGGCAGAATCCGCACCAGCCGCCCTTCTCGGCCCGGAACGCCGGCTGGCGCATGCCCGAGGCCGTGCGCTCCATGAGGTCGTGTGCCCAGGTGGGCTCGTCGTCGTCGGGCAGAGCGCCCTGCAGCTGCTCCTTCGCCTGGCCCTTGGCGTCCTTGCCGAGCTGGACCAGGCTGGCGCCGCCGCTGCGCCGCTCGCCGCCGGTGGCGCCGTCGAACCCGCCGTGCACGATGGCCAGCTGGTACGCCGCGAGCTGCGCGTGCTCGGCCACCTCATTCGTGGTGGGTGCGGAGACGCCGGTCTTGTAGTCGACGACGACCAGCCGGCCGTCGCCGTCGGCGTCGAGGCGGTCGACCCGCCCGACCAGCCGGGCGTCGCCCACACGGACGTCGAAGTCGAGCTCGGCGCCGACCATGGTGCGCGGGTTGTCGCGCAGCCAGCGGCCCAGCCGCTGCACCATGTCGCGCACGCGGGTGTACTCGCGCGCCGCGACCCAGCCCTCGCCGGCGTCGATGCCCGGCCACGAGTTGTCCAGCTCGGTGAGCAGCTTGTCATCGGACCAGCCCTCGACGGCCGCGCGCTCGGCGAGGTCGTGGATGAGCGAGCCGACGCCCGCGCGGCGCAGGTCGGAGTCGGTGGCGCCGCAGGCCTTGAGCAGCCAGCGCAGCTCGCACCGGTTGAACTCCTCGACCTTCGACGGCGACACCCGCACCGGGAGGTCGGGGTGGCCGAGGGGGTCGGTGACGGAGACCGGCCGCAGGCCGTACCAGTCGTCGGGGTCGGCCTGCTGCACGCCGGCGGCGGCGAGCCGGGCCAGCTGGTGCGCCGCACCGCGCCGCCGCTCTTCGGGCTGGGCGGGATCGCAGACGACGCCGCGCAGCTCGGCGACGACGGCGGGGAGGTCGAGGCCGCGGCCGGGCGCCTGGACCAGCCGCTCGACGGCGCCGTCGGCCGGCAGCGGGTCGATGTCGTCGAGGAACCGCGACGGC
This genomic window contains:
- a CDS encoding UvrD-helicase domain-containing protein, which encodes MTTTTLSPTELARRLGQPDPTPEQEAAIAAPLAPGVVVAGAGSGKTETMAARVVWLVASGLVRPEDVLGLTFTRKAARELAARIRRRLSQLAARGLVPPDLLDGEPTVLTYDAYAGRIVAEHALRLGREPGARLITEAVAWQYSQRVVSAYDGDMDAVGYAPSTVVQKVLDLHNELAGHLVTPPQIQEYTAGLRAHIESLPKAKAQRTKDLLYADVAKGLAVQDARVALLPVVEEFRARKQADEVLDFADQAELAATLADRFPEVGEAERAAYGVVLLDEYQDTSHAQLVLLRSLFGGGHPVTAVGDPCQSIYGWRGASAGTLTSFRREFQAIGDDGGSGGLARLDSLTTSFRNGAEILQVANRLSQPLRAQGLDVPELTAFAGLPPSTVVASLHLTADDEAADVARRARAFWDASDDGRTVAVLVRNRSQIPRLESALRAVDLPVEVVGVGGLLATAEVGDVVATLRVVNDPSRGDALMRLLTGSRWRIGPRDLDALARWARRLGRPDGDTGGGRPGRGQAADGIALDEVDELSIVDALDALPQGDGWFSPDGGRRLRTLSAELRELRTRTGQSLTELVHDVQRTLGLDIELAARRGPGGRANLDRFLDVAAEFENRDAGSTLSGFLAYLEAAETAERGLAPGEVEVSGDRVQVLTVHGAKGLEWDAVFVTGLVDKIFPSGGEKQRAWLGDPGDLPYALRGDAGSLPPLDLSGAADQVGVRDAVDAFYGDAAAAARLEERRLAYVAVTRARHMLVCSGYVWDDAVRPRELSMFLHEIKVACQDGAGEVGVWVQPPEDDDTNPLTQNVRELRWPYDPLGQRRALLEDGAALVRSQQGAVDGVLFDPEQPATEWDAEVERLLAERERHSSLRPIDVALPEHLSVSQLVALRESPEGLARSLRRPVPRPPAPLARRGTLFHSWLESRWGAPRLLDVDELPGFADDGAAPDRELASLQEAFLGSHWAGRTPVEVEAPFELLVAGVLLRGRVDAVFGTEQGGIDVVDWKTGRPPATDEEAAARTVQLAAYRLAFARLYGLPLDHVGAAFHHVRQNVTVRPADLMAEEELTALVTAVPQAED